The following coding sequences are from one Arachis hypogaea cultivar Tifrunner chromosome 7, arahy.Tifrunner.gnm2.J5K5, whole genome shotgun sequence window:
- the LOC112703489 gene encoding solanesyl diphosphate synthase 1, chloroplastic, with protein MISVTSKSIDYAGKNLVSCGCSSNANTVRSYAARVNSKVWGRRGGHGAANFVCCKSRTIQCRVSTMKTAEPTVNGGTHAIQGIPTGLDLKSYSETPISPSKLFEVVADDLQTLNKNLQSIVGAENPVLMSAAEQIFSAGGKRMRPALVFLVSRATAELLGLKDLTVKHRRLAEIIEMIHTASLIHDDVLDESDLRRGKETVHQMFGTRVAVLAGDFMFAQSSWYLANLENIEVIKLISQVIKDFASGEIKQASSLFDCDVELDEYLIKSYYKTASLIAASTKGAAIFSGADRNITEKMFEYGKNLGLSFQVVDDILDFTQSAEQLGKPAGTDLAKGNLTAPVIFALEKEPKLRDIIESEFSETSSLDEAIKLVKSCGGIERAQELAKEKADLAIQSLQCLPPSIFRLALEDMVAYNLQRIA; from the exons ATGATTTCTGTGACAAGTAAAAGCATTGATTATGCTGGGAAAAACTTGGTTTCTTGTGGATGCTCCTCCAATGCTAACACTGTGAGAAGCTATGCTGCAAGGGTgaattctaaagtgtggggaaGAAGAGGAGGTCATGGTGCTGCCAATTTTGTCTGCTGCAAGAGTAGGACCATTCAGTGCAGGGTTTCTACTATGAAGACTGCTGAACCTACTGTTAATG GTGGAACTCATGCAATTCAAGGAATTCCAACAGGATTGGACTTGAAGAGTTATTCAGAAACCCCCATATCACCATCAAAGTTGTTTGAAGTAGTTGCTGATGACCTGCAGACACTCAACAAAAATCTTCAATCG ATTGTAGGTGCAGAAAATCCAGTTTTAATGTCTGCAGCTGAGCAGATATTTAGCGCCGGTGGGAAGAGGATGAGACCGGCTCTGGTGTTCTTGGTGTCACGGGCTACAGCAGAGCTACTTGGCTTGAA GGACCTTACTGTCAAGCATCGACGGTTAGCAGAGATAATCGAAATGATTCATACTGCAAGTTTGATACACGATGATGTATTAGATGAGAGTGACTTACGACGAG GGAAGGAAACTGTTCATCAAATGTTCGGAACAAGAGTGGCAGTGTTGGCCGGAGACTTCATGTTTGCACAGTCGTCGTGGTATCTCGCCAACCTTGAAAATATTGAAGTTATTAAACTTATCAGCCAG GTTATTAAAGATTTTGCAAGTGGTGAAATAAAGCAGGCTTCTAGCTTGTTTGATTGTGATGTTGAACTCGACGAGTATCTAATTAAGAGCTACTATAAGACAGCCTCTTTGATTGCTGCCAGTACCAAAGGAGCTGCAATTTTTAGTGGCGCGGACCGAAACATCACTGAGAAAATGTTTGAATATGGAAAAAATCTCGGTCTATCCTTCCAAGTTGTGGATGACATATTGGATTTTACACAATCGGCCGAGCAACTAGGCAAACCTGCAGGCACTGACCTTGCCAAAGGTAACCTCACTGCACCGGTGATTTTCGCCTTGGAAAAAGAACCAAAGTTGAGGGACATCATTGAATCAGAATTCAGCGAGACCAGTTCCCTTGACGAAGCCATCAAGTTGGTCAAGAGTTGTGGTGGCATCGAAAGGGCGCAAGAATTGGCGAAAGAGAAAGCTGATCTTGCTATTCAGAGTCTTCAATGCCTTCCTCCAAGCATATTTCGATTAGCTCTTGAGGATATGGTAGCCTATAACCTTCAAAGGATTGCATGA
- the LOC112703488 gene encoding mitochondrial ATP-independent inner membrane protease subunit 1a → MKLVSYMSQWRGIAKEAMDRTAIAVKFLCCLHITDTYFCSPTHVYGPSMLPTLNMVGDIVLVEHVSQRLGKVRHGDLVVIRSPLDPKRCLTKRIMGMEGDTVTYFDPMLGDATRVAVVPKGHVWIQGDNIFASHDSRHFGPVPYGLIQGKVFFRVWPLDCLGVPGQ, encoded by the exons atgaAACTGGTGAGTTACATGTCACAATGGAGAGGCATTGCAAAGGAAGCTATGGACCGAACAGCCATAGCAGTGAAGTTCCTCTGTTGCCTTCACATTACGGACACCTACTTCTGTTCCCCAACTCAC GTGTATGGGCCTAGTATGCTCCCCACACTCAACATGGTAGGCGACATCGTTTTGGTTGAACACGTGTCTCAGAGGCTTGGGAAGGTTCGGCATGGTGACTTGGTTGTGATTCGGTCACCGTTGGACCCTAAGAGGTGCCTTACCAAAAGGATTATGGGAATGGAAGGGGATACTGTTACTTACTTTGATCCTATGCTTGGTGATGCTACTCGTGTTGCTGTG GTGCCAAAGGGGCATGTTTGGATTCAAGGGGATAACATCTTTGCATCCCATGATTCACGGCATTTCGGCCCTGTTCCTTATGGCCTTATACAAGGAAAAGTGTTTTTCAGG GTTTGGCCACTTGATTGCCTTGGAGTACCGGGTCAATAA
- the LOC112701610 gene encoding uncharacterized protein, with protein sequence MKFEKEIKKIDDMVDNRNYDGTVEARRRALVTCCEKWYVRKKLHWKRMLRSRHARHMDKNTRYFHNLASAIRRNNRIDSLVINGRLIRNQARIKIAIKEYYKGLYHQEQSPMVYFRVGLVEMIGEEDAMALEVLPTPEKVKEAVWDCESSKTPGSDGLLTYTNVTWVALAPKFIGAKEIKDLRPISIVGCVYKVISKMVVRRMGPIMPGLVGETQSAFVKGRKIHYGALIACKTV encoded by the exons ATGAAATTTGAGAAAGAGATTAAGAAGATTGATGACATGGTTGATAATAGGAATTATGATGGAACAGTGGAAGCAAGAAGGAGGGCGCTAGTTACTTGCTGTGAGAAGTGGTATGTGAGGAAAAAACTACACTGGAAGCGGATGTTGAGGTCTAGGCATGCGAGGCACATGGATAAAAACACGAGATACTTCCACAACTTAGCTTCCGCGATAAGGAGGAATAATAGGATTGATTCTCTGGTTATTAATGGAAGATTGATAAGGAATCAAGCCAGGATCAAGATTGCCATCAAAGAATATTATAAGGGTTTATATCATCAAGAACAGTCTCCTATGGTTTATTTTAGAGTTGGTCTGGTAGAAATGATCGGCGAGGAGGATGCTATGGCTTTAGAGGTGCTACCGACTCCTGAGAAGGTTAAAGAAGCAGTGTGGGATTGTGAATCTTCTAAGACTCCAGGAAGTGACGG GTTACTGACATATACTAATGTCACTTGGGTGGCGTTGGCTCCTAAGTTTATTGGTGCTAAGGAAATCAAAGATCTGCGCCCGATTAGCATAGTGGGGTGTGTGTATAAGGTAATCTCGAAGATGGTGGTTAGGAGAATGGGACCAATTATGCCAGGGTTAGTAGGCGAGACGCAAAGTGCGTTTGTCAAGGGCCGGAAGATTCATTATGGGGCCCTTATCGCGTGTAAAACGGTTTAG